A window of Bos taurus isolate L1 Dominette 01449 registration number 42190680 breed Hereford chromosome 8, ARS-UCD2.0, whole genome shotgun sequence contains these coding sequences:
- the LOC783912 gene encoding interferon alpha-H: MAPAWSFLLSLLLLSCNAICSLGCHLPHSYSLPNRRVLMLLRQLRRVSPSSCLQDRNDFAFPQDALGSSQLQKAQAISVLHEVTQHTFQLFSTEGSAATWDESLLDKLHAALDQQLTDLQACLRQEEGLRGAPLLKEDSSLAVRKYFHRLTLYLREKRHNPCAWEVVRAEVMRAFSSSTNLQERFRRKD, encoded by the coding sequence ATGGCCCCAGCCTGGTCCTTCCtcctgtccctgctgctgctcagCTGCAATGCCATCTGCTCTCTGGGCTGCCACCTGCCTCACTCCTACAGCCTGCCCAACAGGAGGGTCCTGATGCTCCTGCGACAACTGAGGAgggtctccccttcctcctgcctgcaGGACAGAAATGACTTCGCATTCCCACAGGATGCGCTGGGTAGCAGCCAGTTGCAAAAGGCTCAAGCCATCTCTGTGCTCCACGAGGTGACCCAGCACACGTTCCAGCTCTTCAGCACAGAGGGCTCGGCTGCCACGTGGGATGAGAGCCTCCTGGACAAGCTCCACGCTGCACTGGATCAGCAGCTCACTGACCTGCAAGCCTGtctgaggcaggaggaggggctgcGAGGGGCTCCCCTGCTCAAGGAGGATTCCAGCCTGGCTGTGAGGAAATACTTCCACAGACTCACTCTCTATCTGCGAGAGAAGAGACACAACCCTTGTGCCTGGGAGGTTGTCAGAGCAGAAGTCATGAGAGCCTTCTCTTCCTCAACAAACTTGCAGGAGAGATTCAGGAGAAAGGACTGA
- the LOC523509 gene encoding interferon omega-1 — translation MAFVLSLLMALVLVSYSPGGSLGCDLSQNHMLVGRQNLRLLGQMRRLSSRFCLQDRKDFAFPQETVEGSQLQEAQAISVLHEMLQQSFNLFHTERSSAAWDTTLLEQLCTGLHQQLDDLDACLGQVMEEEDSALGRTGPTLAVKGYFQGIHVYLQEKEYSDCAWEIVRVEMMRALSSSTSLQERLRKMGGDLNSP, via the coding sequence ATGGCCTTCGTGCTCTCTCTACTGATGGCCCTGGTGCTGGTCAGCTACAGCCCGGGAGGATCCCTGGGCTGTGACCTGTCTCAGAACCACATGCTGGTTGGCAGGCAGAACCTCAGGCTCCTGGGCCAAATGAGGAGACTGTCCTCTCGCTTCTGTCTGCAGGACAGAAAAGACTTCGCTTTCCCCCAGGAGACGGTGGAGGGCAGCCAGCTCCAGGAGGCCCAGGCCATCTCTGTGCTCCATGAGATGCTCCAGCAGAGCTTCAACCTCTTCCACACAGAGCGCTCCTCTGCTGCCTGGGACACCACCCTGCTGGAGCAGCTCTGCACTGGACTCCATCAGCAGCTGGACGATCTGGATGCCTGCCTGGGGCAGGTGATGGAAGAGGAAGACTCTGCCCTGGGAAGGACGGGCCCCACACTGGCTGTGAAGGGGTACTTCCAGGGAATCCATGTCTACCTGCAAGAGAAGGAATACAGCGACTGCGCCTGGGAAATCGTCAGAGTGGAGATGATGAGAGCCCTCTCGTCATCAACCAGCTTGCAAGAAAGGTTAAGAAAGATGGGTGGAGATCTGAACTCACCTTGA